In Rubripirellula tenax, the following are encoded in one genomic region:
- a CDS encoding ABC transporter ATP-binding protein: MSVAIRPNPSIQTRVQANPPQPVLRMQSVCKGYGAGATRSEVLTNINLNVREGEFLAVVGFSGSGKSTFMKLLAGLESADSGVIEMDGTPIAGPGPERGLVFQNYSLLPWLTVRGNISLSVDSVFRHWGKGERRDHVEKFIEMVGLAHAAHRRPHELSGGMRQRVSLARTLAMKPKILLLDEPLSALDALTRCVLQEEILKIWEEERQTCVMITNDVDEAILVADRIVPLNPGPNASLGPAFTVELDRPRRATELNSNPHFRGLRNAVTNYLVAVRQKSRDDEAAKSVVPKIELPNLQPRSLALPRKATMNSPLVSK; encoded by the coding sequence ATGAGTGTTGCCATCCGACCGAACCCGTCGATTCAGACTCGCGTTCAAGCAAATCCGCCTCAACCGGTTCTACGGATGCAAAGTGTTTGCAAGGGCTACGGTGCGGGCGCGACGCGCAGCGAAGTTTTGACGAACATCAACTTGAATGTTCGTGAGGGAGAGTTTTTGGCGGTTGTCGGTTTCTCGGGAAGCGGCAAGTCAACCTTCATGAAGCTGTTGGCCGGACTCGAATCGGCAGACAGCGGTGTGATCGAAATGGATGGGACGCCCATTGCCGGTCCCGGTCCGGAACGCGGCCTCGTCTTCCAAAACTATTCGCTGCTGCCATGGTTGACGGTTCGCGGAAACATTTCGTTATCGGTCGACAGCGTCTTTCGCCACTGGGGTAAAGGCGAACGCCGAGACCACGTGGAAAAGTTCATCGAGATGGTCGGGCTCGCGCACGCCGCCCATCGTCGACCGCACGAATTGTCGGGTGGGATGCGACAACGCGTATCGCTTGCCCGAACGCTGGCGATGAAACCCAAGATTCTGTTGCTCGACGAACCGTTGTCGGCACTGGACGCGTTGACTCGCTGCGTCCTGCAGGAAGAAATCCTGAAGATTTGGGAAGAGGAGCGGCAAACATGCGTGATGATCACTAACGATGTCGACGAAGCCATCCTGGTCGCCGACCGCATCGTCCCTCTCAATCCTGGCCCCAATGCTTCACTTGGACCGGCCTTCACGGTCGAGCTTGATCGCCCCCGACGCGCAACCGAACTGAACTCGAATCCACACTTCCGCGGCCTGCGAAATGCGGTCACGAACTACCTGGTTGCGGTTCGTCAAAAGAGTCGTGACGACGAAGCCGCTAAGTCCGTGGTGCCGAAAATCGAGTTACCCAATCTGCAACCACGCAGTCTAGCGCTGCCGCGAAAAGCGACCATGAATTCACCCTTAGTAAGCAAATAA
- a CDS encoding ABC transporter ATP-binding protein: MAGYVEMYRLGKTYDTPNGPAVIVEDFNLNMTLGEYVCLLGHSGCGKSTVLSMVAGLNPISEGGIVVANHEIEGPGPDRGVVFQSPCLMPWMTAMDNVMLGVNQVYPHGTKAEKRDIAAYYLTLVGLGSSLTKRASELSQGMQQRVGIARAFALKPKMLLLDEPFGMLDSLTRMELQEILLEILSRDKITTLMITHDVDEALFMSDRVVMMTNGPRASVGKIFDVPFDRPRVRADVIDHPDYYDYRADMIGFLEEQDHKKMKENAAKLEAAKELQEQS, encoded by the coding sequence ATGGCGGGATACGTCGAAATGTATCGTCTCGGAAAAACTTACGACACGCCCAATGGGCCTGCCGTAATTGTCGAAGACTTCAATCTCAACATGACCCTGGGTGAATATGTTTGCCTACTCGGGCATTCGGGTTGCGGCAAGTCAACGGTACTGTCGATGGTTGCCGGTTTGAATCCGATCTCTGAAGGCGGCATCGTCGTTGCCAACCACGAAATCGAAGGTCCAGGACCTGATCGAGGTGTTGTTTTTCAGTCGCCTTGCTTGATGCCTTGGATGACCGCGATGGACAACGTGATGCTGGGCGTCAATCAAGTCTATCCGCACGGCACGAAAGCGGAAAAACGCGACATCGCGGCCTATTACTTGACGCTTGTCGGTCTCGGAAGCTCCTTGACGAAACGTGCAAGCGAGTTGAGTCAGGGTATGCAGCAACGCGTCGGAATCGCTCGTGCGTTTGCCTTGAAGCCCAAGATGCTTTTGCTAGACGAACCCTTCGGAATGCTGGATTCGCTCACCCGCATGGAGCTTCAAGAGATTCTTTTGGAGATCCTTTCACGCGACAAAATCACGACTCTGATGATCACCCACGATGTGGACGAAGCTCTGTTCATGAGCGACCGTGTCGTGATGATGACCAACGGTCCGCGGGCAAGCGTCGGAAAGATCTTTGATGTCCCGTTCGACCGCCCACGAGTCCGCGCCGATGTAATCGATCATCCCGACTACTACGACTACCGAGCCGACATGATCGGATTCTTGGAAGAACAAGACCACAAGAAAATGAAAGAGAACGCTGCGAAGCTCGAGGCGGCCAAAGAGTTGCAGGAGCAGTCATGA